The nucleotide window CGCAGATTTCGCAAATCTCGCGGAAGTGCTGATACAGGAAGTTCTCCTGATGGTGCGACAGGCACCATTTCGCCATGATCGAGCCGCCGCGTGAAACGATACCGGTCAGGCGCTTCGCGGTCATTGGCACATAACGCAGCAGTACGCCCGCGTGAATAGTAAAGTAATCGACGCCCTGTTCTGCCTGCTCCAGAAGCGTGTCGCGGAAAACTGCCCAGCTCAGATCTTCGGCAATCCCGTTCACTTTTTCCAGCGCCTGATAGATGGGCACGGTGCCAATGGGCACCGGACTGTTACGCAGAATCCATTCGCGCGTTTCATGGATATAGCGGCCGGTAGAGAGATCCATTACCGTATCCGCCCCCCAGCGCGTTGCCCACACCAGCTTTTCCACTTCCTCTTCGATTGAGGAGCTGACCGCAGAGTTGCCAATGTTGGCGTTAACCTTCACCAGGAAATTTCGTCCGATAATCATCGGTTCCGATTCCGGGTGATTGATATTGGCCGGAATAATGGCGCGGCCGCTGGCCACTTCCTGGCGGACAAACTCCGGGGTGATATTTTGCGGCAGCTGCGCGCCAAAACTGTGGCCCGGATGCTGCTGTAACAGCACTTCGCTGCGAATGCGTTCACGGCCCATGTTCTCGCGCAGGGCAATAAACTCCATCTCGGGCGTAATGATGCCCTGGCGCGCATAGTGCAGTTGGGTAACCCGCCGGCCACGAATGGCGCGGCGCGGTTGGGGCAGGTGTTCAAAGCGCAGGTGGTCAAGGCCGTCATCGGCAAGACGCTGCTGGGTGTAGGCGGAACTTTGCTGGCGCAGCGTTTCGCTGTCGCCACGCTCTTCGATCCAGCCGGCGCGCAGTTTCGCCAGGCCGCGATGGACATCAATGGCCGCCGCCGGATCGCCATATGCGCCGGCGGTGTCATAGACCGGCACTGGTTCATTTTCGGCGTAATGCGGCTGATCTTTCGTACCGCCAGTGTGGGTAGGGCTGAGCTGGATTTCACGCATCGGCACCCGGATATCCGGCCGGCTGCCGGTGATCCAGATACGCGTTGAATTGGGGAACGCGGTTCCCTGCAGTGAATCAATGAATTCCTGCGCCCGGGCGCGTTGCTCGCGACGAGAAGGTTTAGCATCAGACATAGCAAATTTCCTGTCATTAAGGGGAAGTTGCTTGTCCGGAGTCCGGAAGGAGTAAGCGTGCCGTTACCGGCGGAACGCCAGCCACACGCTGATACTGACTACTCTTGTTCCCTTCGCAGGTACTAACCTGATCAGGTTCCGCGGATCCCGAATGAACGGTCTCAGCCCGATAGGGCACTCCGACAAGGTGTACGTCTCAGGGTGTCCGCTGCTGCAGCGACACCCCCAACGTTATGCCTCTGGCAGGCATAAAAAAACCCACTCAGCATAAGAGGGGTTTTCAGGAATCACAAGTTTTTTACCACCGCGCCGGCTTAAGCGGGACGGGCAATGGTGCTGTCGTTGGCGACCGGCGGGCGCGCCAGCTGGTTATCCCAGGCAAGCTGAATCAGTTTATCTTCCAGGGTAAAACGCGACTCCAGCGCTTCACCGACTTCCGACAGCGCCTGCTGGAAATCCACGCAGTTGTCGTCATTGATCGCCTGCTGCAGATGACTGTCATACAGCTGCATGATGCGGTCGGTGTTGCTCTCCAGCGCCGGAAAAATCTGTGCGGACGCAATCATCGGGCTGTCGCCTTCCATCTCTTTGATGATGCGTTCATAAATACCAAAGTGGCCAGCAGAGAGATAGTCGACCAGATAGTGACAGAAACCGTCCAGCGCCTCTTCATCCAGCGCGCTCAGCGCTTCTTTGTGCGGCTTCATGCCAATTAAAGCGTAGTAAGCAACAAGCAGTTGCCGGCGGTCGCGCAACCAGGCGTCGACGAATTCATTACCGCCACCTACACGCCTGGTCAGGTTATCTAACTGGGTAAGCATACGGGACTCCAGGTGAGTTATAGTTGTTTATTACACACACTTAACAGCATGATTTCAGCGTGCCATTTGACGCTAAGGACAACGATTAAGATGCAACGTGAGATCTCAAGCGTAGACGCTGGCTGGTGGATTGTCAGCTCGGAACAGAAACTTTGGTTGCCGCAGGGCGCGTTGCCGCATGGCTTAGCCGCAGAATTTGGTCTGGTGGGCTGTCAGGGACTGCAGATCGGCGAATGGCTGGGGGAAAATGTCTGGCTGATACGTGAAGCGCGTCCGGAAAGCATGGCCTCTGTTCGTCAGCTGATCGACGAAGATGTCGGCCTGTTCCAGCTGGCCGGACGCGGTGTGCAGCTGGCAGAATTTTACCGTTCGCATCGCTGGTGTGGATACTGCGGTCATGAAATGCAGTTCAGTAAGCGCGAGTTCGCCTGCCTGTGTCACCACTGCCATGAACGCTACTATCCGCAGATTGCGCCCTGCATTATCGTGGCGATCCGCCGCGGTGAAGAGATCCTGCTGGCAAATCACGCCCGTCATCGCAACAGCATCTACACCGTGCTGGCGGGTTTTGTTGAAGTCGGCGAAACGCTGGAGCAGGCGGTAGCGCGGGAAGTGATGGAAGAGAGCAATGTCCGGGTGAAAAATGTGCGCTATGTGACCTCCCAGCCGTGGCCATTCCCGCACTCGCTCATGATGGCCTTTATGGCCGAATACGACGGTGGTGAGCTGCAGCATGACGGCAAAGAGCTGCTGGATGCCGGCTGGTTCCGCTACGACGACCTGCCGTTACTGCCACCGCCGGGCACTGTCGCACGCCGGCTGATTGAAGACACGGTGGCGCTGTGCCGCGCCAGCGCGGCCTGAAAATGCTACACTGCCGCCCTTAGCATGAGAGAGCCCATTATGAGTGAACTGAAGAACGATCGTTATCTGCGCGCCCTGCTGCGCCAGCCGGTAGATGTTACCCCTGTCTGGATGATGCGCCAGGCCGGACGCTATTTGCCGGAGTACAAAGCCACCCGCGCCGAGGCCGGTGATTTTATGTCGCTGTGTAAGAATGCGGAGCTGGCGTGTGAAGTCACCCTGCAGCCGCTGCGCCGTTATGCGCTGGATGCGGCGATCCTCTTCAGCGATATTCTGACCATTCCGGATGCGATGGGACTGGGGCTGTACTTTGAAACCGGCGAAGGGCCACGTTTCTCCCGCCCGATTACCTGCCGTGCGGATGTAGACAAACTGCCCGTGCCCGATCCGGAAGACGCGCTGGGCTACGTGATGAATGCCGTGCGCACCATCCGCCATAACCTCAAGGGTGAAGTACCGCTGATCGGTTTTTCCGGTAGTCCGTGGACGCTGGCTACCTACATGATTGAAGGTGGCAGCAGCAAGGCGTTCACCAAAATCAAAAAAATGATGTACGCCGATCCGCAGACGCTGCATGCGATGCTGAACAAACTGGCGGATAGCGTCATTCTTTACCTGAACGCGCAAATCAAAGCCGGTGCGCAGTCGGTAATGGTGTTCGACACCTGGGGCGGCGTGCTGACCGGTCGGGATTACCGCGAGTTTTCGCTGTATTACATGCATAAAATCGTTGATAGCGTACTGCATGAAAACGAAGGGCGTCGCGTGCCAATCACCCTGTTCACCAAAGGCGGCGGGCAGTGGCTGGAAGCGATGGCAGAGACCGGCTGCGATGCGCTGGGACTGGACTGGACCACCGATATCGCTGATGCGCGTCGCCGTGTCGGGCACAAAGTGGCGCTGCAAGGCAACATGGACCCGTCTATGCTGTATGCACCGCCTGCGCGCATTGAGCAGGAAGTCGCTGGCATTCTGCAAGGCTTTGGCGCAGGCGAAGGGCATGTATTTAACCTCGGCCACGGCATCCATCAGGATGTGCCACCCGAACATGCGGGGGCGTTTGTCGAGGCGGTGCATCGTTTGTCACGACAGTATCATCAGGAATAAGCATGGATTTAGCCGCACTACGTCAGGAACAGTTACAACGCGCCGCTCATGTAGTGCGGCAGGATGACTTTGATGTCATGCCGCCGCGCCTGATTGGCGGTGCCGATGTCGGATTTGAACAGGGCGGTGAGGTGACCCGCGCCGCGCTGGTTATTCTGGAATACCCTTCATTAACGCTGGTGGAGCATCGCATTGCGCGCATTGCCACCACCATGCCGTATATCCCCGGTTTTCTCTCTTTCCGCGAAATCCCGGCGC belongs to Candidatus Pantoea soli and includes:
- the thiC gene encoding phosphomethylpyrimidine synthase ThiC; protein product: MSDAKPSRREQRARAQEFIDSLQGTAFPNSTRIWITGSRPDIRVPMREIQLSPTHTGGTKDQPHYAENEPVPVYDTAGAYGDPAAAIDVHRGLAKLRAGWIEERGDSETLRQQSSAYTQQRLADDGLDHLRFEHLPQPRRAIRGRRVTQLHYARQGIITPEMEFIALRENMGRERIRSEVLLQQHPGHSFGAQLPQNITPEFVRQEVASGRAIIPANINHPESEPMIIGRNFLVKVNANIGNSAVSSSIEEEVEKLVWATRWGADTVMDLSTGRYIHETREWILRNSPVPIGTVPIYQALEKVNGIAEDLSWAVFRDTLLEQAEQGVDYFTIHAGVLLRYVPMTAKRLTGIVSRGGSIMAKWCLSHHQENFLYQHFREICEICAAYDVSLSLGDGLRPGSVQDANDEAQFAELRTLGELTQIAWEYDVQVMIEGPGHVPMQMIRRNMTEQLEHCHEAPFYTLGPLTTDIAPGYDHFTSGIGAAMIGWFGCAMLCYVTPKEHLGLPNKEDVKQGLITYKIAAHAADLAKGHPGAQIRDNAMSKARFEFRWEDQFNLALDPHTARAFHDETLPQESGKVAHFCSMCGPKFCSMKITQEVREFAARQEAEAQPVAIGMAQMSDAFRSRGGELYHAADALKEE
- the rsd gene encoding sigma D regulator, with protein sequence MLTQLDNLTRRVGGGNEFVDAWLRDRRQLLVAYYALIGMKPHKEALSALDEEALDGFCHYLVDYLSAGHFGIYERIIKEMEGDSPMIASAQIFPALESNTDRIMQLYDSHLQQAINDDNCVDFQQALSEVGEALESRFTLEDKLIQLAWDNQLARPPVANDSTIARPA
- the nudC gene encoding NAD(+) diphosphatase codes for the protein MQREISSVDAGWWIVSSEQKLWLPQGALPHGLAAEFGLVGCQGLQIGEWLGENVWLIREARPESMASVRQLIDEDVGLFQLAGRGVQLAEFYRSHRWCGYCGHEMQFSKREFACLCHHCHERYYPQIAPCIIVAIRRGEEILLANHARHRNSIYTVLAGFVEVGETLEQAVAREVMEESNVRVKNVRYVTSQPWPFPHSLMMAFMAEYDGGELQHDGKELLDAGWFRYDDLPLLPPPGTVARRLIEDTVALCRASAA
- the hemE gene encoding uroporphyrinogen decarboxylase, which translates into the protein MSELKNDRYLRALLRQPVDVTPVWMMRQAGRYLPEYKATRAEAGDFMSLCKNAELACEVTLQPLRRYALDAAILFSDILTIPDAMGLGLYFETGEGPRFSRPITCRADVDKLPVPDPEDALGYVMNAVRTIRHNLKGEVPLIGFSGSPWTLATYMIEGGSSKAFTKIKKMMYADPQTLHAMLNKLADSVILYLNAQIKAGAQSVMVFDTWGGVLTGRDYREFSLYYMHKIVDSVLHENEGRRVPITLFTKGGGQWLEAMAETGCDALGLDWTTDIADARRRVGHKVALQGNMDPSMLYAPPARIEQEVAGILQGFGAGEGHVFNLGHGIHQDVPPEHAGAFVEAVHRLSRQYHQE